In a genomic window of Mycolicibacillus parakoreensis:
- the thiC gene encoding phosphomethylpyrimidine synthase ThiC produces the protein MTELASRATAEATVTTGPIPYSAKHYRPVEGPGAVDGLAVPFRRINLTSGHFDVYDTSGPYTDTDAAIDLDAGLPARPGVVRDRGTQLQRARAGEITAEMAFIAERESLPVELVRDEVAAGRAIIPANHNHPEIEPMIIGKAFAVKVNANIGNSAVTSSIAEEVDKMVWATRWGADTIMDLSTGKDIHETRGWILRNSPVPVGTVPIYQAMKEVDGDPTKLTWEIYRDTVIEQAEQGVDYMTVHAGLLFEHVPLTAERITGIVSRGGSIMAKWCMANQQESFLYTHFAELCEIFAHYDVTVSLGDGLRPGCIADANDAAQFAELRTLGELTKFAKSHGVQVMVEGPGHVPMHKIAENVRIEQEWCEDAPFYTLGPLTTDIAPAYDHITSAIGAAMIGHAGTAMLCYVTPKEHLGLPNRADVKAGVIAYKIAAHAADLAKGHPHAQKRDDALSTARFGYRWHDQFALSLDPETARDFHDEALPAEAAKVAKFCSMCGPQFSAMRISQDARDYASRHGLLPLAPSGDTVTAGGESPASG, from the coding sequence ATGACCGAATTGGCATCCAGGGCCACCGCTGAGGCGACCGTCACCACCGGCCCGATCCCCTACAGCGCCAAGCACTACCGGCCGGTGGAGGGCCCGGGCGCGGTCGACGGCCTGGCGGTGCCGTTTCGGCGAATCAACCTGACCAGCGGGCATTTCGACGTCTACGACACCTCCGGTCCCTACACCGACACCGACGCCGCCATCGACCTGGACGCCGGGTTGCCGGCGCGCCCGGGGGTGGTGCGCGACCGCGGCACCCAGCTGCAGCGGGCCCGCGCCGGGGAGATCACCGCCGAGATGGCGTTCATCGCCGAGCGCGAGTCGCTGCCGGTGGAGCTGGTGCGCGACGAGGTCGCCGCCGGGCGGGCGATCATCCCGGCCAACCACAACCACCCCGAAATCGAGCCGATGATCATCGGCAAGGCGTTCGCGGTGAAGGTCAACGCCAACATCGGCAACTCGGCGGTCACCTCCTCGATCGCCGAGGAGGTCGACAAGATGGTGTGGGCCACCCGCTGGGGCGCCGACACCATCATGGACCTGTCCACCGGCAAGGACATCCACGAGACCCGGGGCTGGATTCTGCGCAACTCCCCGGTGCCGGTCGGCACCGTGCCGATCTACCAGGCCATGAAGGAGGTCGACGGCGACCCCACCAAGCTGACCTGGGAGATCTACCGCGACACCGTCATCGAGCAGGCCGAGCAGGGTGTGGACTACATGACCGTGCACGCCGGGCTGCTGTTCGAGCACGTGCCGCTGACCGCCGAACGGATCACCGGCATCGTCAGCCGCGGCGGGTCGATCATGGCCAAGTGGTGCATGGCCAACCAGCAGGAGTCGTTCCTCTACACCCACTTCGCGGAGCTCTGCGAGATCTTCGCCCACTACGACGTCACCGTCTCCCTCGGCGACGGGCTGCGGCCGGGCTGCATCGCCGACGCCAACGACGCCGCCCAGTTCGCCGAGCTGCGCACCCTGGGCGAGTTGACCAAGTTCGCGAAATCCCATGGCGTGCAAGTGATGGTGGAGGGCCCCGGGCATGTGCCGATGCACAAGATCGCCGAGAACGTCCGCATCGAGCAGGAGTGGTGCGAGGACGCCCCGTTCTACACCCTGGGGCCGCTGACCACCGACATCGCCCCGGCCTATGACCACATCACCTCGGCGATCGGGGCGGCGATGATCGGGCACGCCGGCACCGCGATGCTCTGCTACGTCACCCCCAAGGAGCATCTGGGGCTGCCCAACCGTGCCGACGTCAAGGCCGGGGTGATCGCCTACAAGATCGCCGCGCACGCCGCCGATCTGGCCAAGGGCCACCCGCACGCGCAGAAACGCGACGACGCGCTGTCGACGGCGCGCTTCGGCTACCGCTGGCACGACCAGTTCGCCCTGTCGCTGGACCCGGAGACCGCCCGCGACTTCCACGACGAGGCGCTGCCGGCGGAGGCGGCCAAGGTCGCGAAGTTCTGCTCGATGTGCGGCCCGCAGTTCTCCGCGATGCGCATCAGCCAGGACGCTCGCGACTACGCCAGCCGGCACGGGTTGCTGCCGCTGGCCCCGTCCGGGGACACGGTGACCGCCGGCGGCGAGTCGCCGGCGAGCGGCTAG
- a CDS encoding alpha/beta hydrolase family protein, with product MSLADIDAVAHRPAGEPAGVVALTHGAGGDRDAPLLTRVCAAWAAHGWLAIRYNLPFRRRRPSGPPSGSAAVDRDGIRAALTWARTQTDGPLIAGGHSYGGRMTSMVAAEGGAPLDVLSLLSYPLHPPGRPQRARTAHLGAITVPTVFVHGGRDPFGGLDELRAAAALIAARTELVEIADARHDLASRTLDVAALAVSAARRLAAGPPGQPAGS from the coding sequence GTGAGCCTCGCCGACATCGACGCGGTGGCCCACCGCCCCGCCGGTGAGCCCGCCGGGGTGGTGGCGCTGACCCACGGGGCCGGGGGCGACCGGGACGCACCGCTTCTGACCCGGGTCTGCGCGGCGTGGGCCGCGCACGGCTGGCTGGCGATCCGCTACAACCTGCCGTTTCGGCGCCGCCGGCCCAGCGGGCCGCCGTCGGGGTCGGCCGCCGTCGACCGCGACGGCATCCGCGCCGCGCTCACCTGGGCGCGCACCCAGACCGACGGGCCGCTGATCGCCGGCGGGCACTCCTACGGCGGGCGGATGACCTCCATGGTGGCCGCCGAGGGGGGCGCGCCGCTGGACGTGCTGAGCCTGTTGTCCTATCCGCTGCACCCGCCGGGCCGACCGCAGCGGGCCCGCACCGCCCACCTGGGGGCGATCACGGTGCCGACCGTGTTCGTCCACGGCGGCAGGGACCCGTTCGGCGGCCTCGACGAGCTGCGCGCCGCGGCCGCGCTGATCGCGGCCCGCACCGAGCTGGTCGAGATCGCCGATGCCCGCCACGATCTGGCGTCGAGGACCCTCGATGTGGCGGCGCTGGCGGTCTCCGCGGCGCGCCGGTTGGCCGCCGGGCCGCCCGGTCAGCCGGCCGGCAGCTGA
- a CDS encoding GAF and ANTAR domain-containing protein — protein MSAEPVAVEPARVFTALADIVYRGPTMPEIYSALCVAATLIVPGCDHASILLRRENGAYVIAAATDRVARHVDELEKQLGEGPCLDAIEDESAQVDTDLTAHSRWPALAARVVAETPVRGAMGFRLLVDGRKVGALNLFATAPKVFDAAATQTAVVLAAFASVATNAVARGEDATSLARGLASNREIGKAIGMLMVLNDIGEQEAFAILRRISQATNVKLAEVAAQLVHRRGQLPAG, from the coding sequence GTGAGCGCCGAGCCGGTCGCGGTGGAGCCCGCGCGGGTGTTCACCGCGTTGGCCGACATCGTCTACCGGGGCCCGACGATGCCGGAGATCTACTCGGCGCTGTGTGTGGCGGCGACGCTGATCGTGCCCGGCTGCGATCACGCCAGCATCCTGCTGCGCCGCGAGAACGGCGCCTACGTGATCGCCGCGGCCACCGACCGCGTCGCCCGGCACGTCGATGAGCTGGAAAAACAGCTCGGCGAGGGCCCGTGCCTGGACGCCATCGAGGACGAGTCCGCCCAGGTCGACACCGACCTGACCGCCCACAGCCGGTGGCCGGCGCTGGCCGCGCGGGTGGTCGCCGAGACCCCGGTGCGCGGCGCGATGGGGTTCCGGCTGCTCGTCGACGGGCGCAAGGTCGGGGCGCTGAACCTGTTCGCCACCGCGCCGAAGGTGTTCGACGCCGCCGCCACGCAGACGGCGGTGGTGCTCGCCGCGTTCGCGTCGGTGGCCACCAACGCGGTCGCGCGCGGCGAGGACGCGACCAGCCTGGCGCGCGGGCTGGCCAGCAACCGCGAGATCGGCAAGGCGATCGGGATGTTGATGGTGCTCAACGACATCGGCGAGCAGGAGGCGTTCGCGATCCTGCGCCGCATCTCGCAGGCCACCAACGTCAAACTCGCCGAGGTCGCCGCGCAGCTGGTGCACCGGCGCGGTCAGCTGCCGGCCGGCTGA
- the thiD gene encoding bifunctional hydroxymethylpyrimidine kinase/phosphomethylpyrimidine kinase, protein MQFLPLAPPGQAPRRVLTIAGSDSGGGAGIQADLRTAALLGVHALVAVSAVTAQNTVGVHAVHPIPPSMVSRQIDAVLTDIGAQAAKTGMLAAPEIIEEVAATWRRLDPSIPLVVDPVCASMHGDPLLVPEALDSLRRQLFPLATLITPNLDEVRLLVGVDVVDADSQRAAATALHALGPRWVLVKGGHLRSATTASPDLLYDGERFSEFSAERIDTGDDHGGGDTLAAAIAAALAHGHTVPDAVAFAKSWVTECLRAAYPLGHGHGPVSPLFRLAR, encoded by the coding sequence GTGCAGTTCCTGCCGCTGGCCCCGCCGGGGCAGGCGCCGCGCCGGGTGCTGACCATCGCCGGATCCGATTCCGGTGGCGGGGCCGGCATTCAGGCCGACCTGCGCACCGCCGCGCTGCTGGGCGTCCATGCCCTGGTGGCCGTGAGCGCGGTGACCGCGCAGAACACGGTGGGGGTCCACGCGGTGCACCCGATCCCGCCGTCGATGGTCAGCCGCCAGATCGACGCGGTGCTCACCGACATCGGGGCGCAGGCCGCCAAGACCGGGATGCTCGCCGCCCCGGAGATCATCGAGGAGGTGGCCGCCACCTGGCGTCGCCTGGACCCGTCGATCCCGCTGGTGGTCGACCCGGTCTGCGCCTCCATGCACGGTGATCCGCTGCTGGTGCCCGAGGCGCTGGATTCGCTGCGCCGGCAGCTGTTTCCGCTGGCGACGCTGATCACCCCGAACCTCGACGAGGTGCGGCTGCTGGTCGGCGTCGACGTCGTCGACGCCGACTCCCAGCGCGCCGCCGCGACCGCGTTGCACGCCCTGGGCCCGCGCTGGGTGCTGGTCAAGGGCGGCCATCTGCGCTCGGCGACGACGGCGAGTCCTGATCTGCTCTACGACGGCGAACGGTTCAGCGAGTTCTCCGCCGAACGCATCGACACCGGCGACGACCACGGCGGCGGCGACACCCTGGCCGCCGCCATCGCCGCCGCCCTGGCGCACGGTCACACCGTGCCCGACGCGGTGGCGTTCGCCAAGTCCTGGGTCACCGAATGTCTGCGCGCCGCCTACCCGTTGGGTCACGGCCACGGCCCGGTGTCCCCGCTGTTCCGGTTGGCGCGGTGA
- a CDS encoding Rv1535 family protein, with amino-acid sequence MAAVAYTEVLTPTRAAADSLAVLKRHESPSDPVVDGAARLLCVPLRQVYALAWRVGILTVK; translated from the coding sequence ATGGCTGCCGTTGCTTACACCGAAGTACTGACCCCCACCCGCGCCGCTGCCGACAGCCTGGCCGTGCTGAAGCGGCACGAGAGCCCGTCGGACCCGGTGGTAGACGGCGCCGCCCGGCTGCTCTGTGTGCCGCTGCGGCAGGTCTACGCCCTGGCGTGGCGGGTCGGGATCCTCACGGTCAAGTAA
- a CDS encoding flavin-containing monooxygenase, which produces MSAQHYEAVIVGAGFGGIGAAIELNRLGYRDLLIVDREADLGGTWHVNRYPGLAVDIPSTTYSYWFEPNPYWSRLFAPGEELKRYAEHVADKYDVRSYMRFNTTVDSARWDEETGLWQVTVDDGDVITARFLITATGFLSQPNTPDIPGITGFAGKTVHTTAWDDDYDFTGRRVGLIGTGATAVQLIPELARSVADLTVYQRTPIWVVPKLDFPIPPLVQRLFAAAPPVHRAFRFVTDTLFELMMVTGVLRYTAFRRLNIAASDLAKMHRFASVRDKELRAKLTPDYDFGCKRPTYSNDYYRAFTREHVHLQNAGIERIEPDGIVAADGTKTEIDTLVLATGFDLWEANFPAIEVIGRNGRNLGKWWRENRFQAYQGVSIPQFPNFLSLASPYAFSGLSFFNTMEYQMRHMNRLFGELQRRDAQTFEVTEDANTRFLDRMTALLDKSVFYAGDCATSRSYYFNNAGEATLLRPTSTANAVREGSTFPLSDYTFA; this is translated from the coding sequence ATGAGCGCGCAGCACTACGAGGCCGTCATCGTCGGAGCCGGATTCGGCGGGATCGGTGCCGCCATCGAGCTCAACCGGCTCGGCTACCGCGACCTGCTCATCGTCGACCGGGAGGCCGACCTCGGCGGCACCTGGCACGTCAACCGCTACCCGGGGCTGGCCGTCGACATCCCGTCGACCACCTACTCGTACTGGTTCGAGCCCAACCCCTACTGGTCGCGGCTGTTCGCCCCCGGCGAGGAACTCAAACGCTACGCCGAGCACGTCGCCGACAAGTACGACGTGCGCAGCTACATGCGGTTCAACACCACCGTGGACAGTGCCCGCTGGGACGAGGAGACCGGCCTGTGGCAGGTCACCGTCGACGACGGCGACGTGATCACCGCGCGGTTCCTCATCACCGCCACCGGGTTCCTGTCGCAACCCAACACCCCCGACATCCCCGGCATCACCGGGTTCGCCGGCAAGACCGTGCACACCACCGCCTGGGACGACGACTACGACTTCACCGGCCGCCGCGTCGGGTTGATCGGCACCGGTGCCACTGCGGTGCAGTTGATCCCGGAGCTGGCGCGCAGTGTCGCCGACCTCACCGTCTACCAGCGCACCCCGATCTGGGTGGTGCCCAAACTGGACTTCCCGATCCCGCCGCTCGTGCAACGGCTCTTCGCCGCGGCGCCACCGGTCCACCGCGCGTTCCGGTTCGTCACCGACACGCTGTTCGAGTTGATGATGGTGACCGGGGTGTTGCGCTACACGGCGTTTCGCCGACTCAACATCGCCGCCTCCGACCTGGCGAAGATGCACCGCTTCGCCTCGGTGCGCGATAAAGAGTTGCGCGCCAAGCTCACCCCGGACTACGACTTCGGCTGCAAACGCCCCACCTACTCCAACGACTACTACCGCGCCTTCACCCGCGAGCACGTGCATCTGCAGAACGCCGGCATCGAGCGCATCGAGCCCGACGGCATCGTCGCCGCCGACGGCACCAAGACCGAGATCGACACACTCGTGCTGGCCACCGGTTTCGACTTGTGGGAGGCCAACTTCCCGGCCATCGAGGTGATCGGGCGCAACGGCCGCAACCTCGGGAAGTGGTGGCGGGAGAACCGGTTCCAGGCCTATCAGGGGGTGTCGATCCCGCAGTTCCCCAATTTCCTCAGCCTGGCCAGCCCGTACGCGTTCTCCGGACTGTCGTTCTTCAACACGATGGAGTATCAGATGCGGCACATGAATCGGCTTTTCGGGGAGCTGCAGCGCCGCGACGCGCAGACCTTCGAGGTCACCGAGGACGCCAACACCCGGTTCTTGGACCGCATGACCGCGCTGCTGGACAAGTCGGTGTTCTACGCCGGGGACTGCGCCACCAGCCGCTCCTACTACTTCAACAACGCCGGGGAGGCCACGCTGCTGCGGCCCACCTCGACGGCGAACGCGGTGCGGGAGGGCTCGACGTTCCCGCTGTCGGACTACACGTTCGCCTAA